In the Diorhabda carinulata isolate Delta chromosome 9, icDioCari1.1, whole genome shotgun sequence genome, one interval contains:
- the LOC130897834 gene encoding U1 small nuclear ribonucleoprotein A, which translates to MDIRPNNTIYINNLNEKVKKEELKKSLYAIFSQFGQILDIVALKTLKMRGQAFVIFKEIQSSTNALRSMQGFPFYDKPMRIQYAKQDSDIICKLKGTYQERPKKVKPPVSRDEEAPRKKKKKDPNRAPGAANSEQPPNQILFLTNLPDETSEMMLSMLFNQFPGFKEVRLVPNRHDIAFVEFENELQSGAAKDALQGFKITPTHAMKISFAKK; encoded by the exons ATGGATATTCGAccaaataatacaatttatataaataatctcaacgaaaaagttaaaaaggaagaattgaagaaatctttatatgcaattttttctcaattcgGTCAAATATTGGATATAGTAgctttaaaaactttaaaaatgagAGGTCAAGCTTTCgttatatttaaagaaattcaaaGCTCTACAAACGCTTTAAGATCGATGCAAGGATTTCCTTTCTACGATAAACCAATg CGTATACAGTATGCCAAACAAGACTCTGACATAATCTGTAAACTCAAAGGAACATATCAAGAAAGGCCGAAAAAAGTTAAACCACCAGTATCTAGAGACGAAGAAGCGCccagaaagaaaaagaagaaggacCCCAACAGAGCACCAGGAGCAGCAAATTCTGAACAACCTCCCAACCAAATTCTTTTCCTTACAAATCTACCTGACGAAACAAGTGAGATGATGTTGTCGATGCTGTTTAACCA ATTTCCTGGTTTCAAAGAAGTACGACTCGTACCTAATAGACATGATATCgcttttgttgaatttgaaaATGAGTTACAGTCAGGTGCAGCAAAAGATGCACTTCAAGGATTCAAGATTACACCTACACATGCGATGAAAATATCATTTGCAAAGAAataa